A portion of the Alphaproteobacteria bacterium genome contains these proteins:
- a CDS encoding glucose 1-dehydrogenase — MSQPLQDRVALVTGASSGIGRHFAVTLAKAGAKVAVAARRTDRLESLVAEIAAFDGHALPVPLDVTDPASVTEAVRVVEVELGAIGILVNNAGLVQAKPALEIDEADWELVVGTNLTGAWRVAREVARHMTRLGHGGSIVNMASILGEGVTNQLSTYAISKAGVVQMTRALALELARHDIRVNALAPGYIATELNQAYFETDAGKALIRKIPQRRLGQPEDLDGVLLLLAGDGSAFMTGSVITVDGGHTLAIA; from the coding sequence ATGAGCCAGCCCCTGCAGGACCGTGTTGCCCTCGTCACCGGGGCGTCGAGCGGGATCGGGCGGCATTTCGCCGTCACCCTGGCGAAGGCCGGCGCGAAGGTCGCCGTCGCCGCCCGGCGCACCGACCGGCTGGAAAGCCTCGTCGCCGAGATCGCCGCGTTCGACGGCCACGCCCTGCCGGTACCGCTCGACGTGACCGACCCGGCCAGCGTCACCGAGGCGGTGCGGGTGGTCGAGGTCGAACTGGGCGCCATCGGTATCCTCGTCAACAATGCGGGGCTGGTGCAGGCCAAACCGGCGCTGGAGATCGACGAGGCCGACTGGGAACTGGTCGTCGGCACCAACCTGACCGGCGCCTGGCGCGTCGCCCGGGAAGTCGCCCGCCACATGACCCGCCTGGGCCATGGCGGCAGCATCGTCAACATGGCCTCGATCCTGGGCGAGGGGGTCACGAACCAGCTGTCGACCTACGCCATCAGCAAGGCCGGCGTGGTGCAGATGACAAGGGCGCTGGCGCTGGAGCTGGCCCGCCACGATATCCGGGTCAACGCCCTGGCGCCCGGATACATCGCGACCGAGCTGAACCAGGCCTATTTCGAAACCGATGCCGGCAAGGCGCTGATCCGCAAGATCCCGCAGCGGCGGCTCGGCCAGCCGGAAGACCTCGACGGCGTCCTGCTGCTGCTGGCCGGCGACGGTTCGGCCTTCATGACCGGCAGCGTCATCACGGTGGATGGCGGGCACACGCTCGCCATCGCCTGA